The Moraxella nasicaprae sequence TAATTCAATGCTCAACATCATACACACTCGCAAACCAACAAAAGGAAATTTTAGCAAAAATGATGAATTTTTGGCGATTTTTATGTCTAAAATGGCATAAAAAACACACAAAAACACACAAAATTACTTTATTCACTGGCGAAATTTTGATATATTGGAAAAATTCATAAAATATATCACTATAAACAGATAATCCAATGATACCCACGCACAACCATGCCATGGTTGTCTAGGCAGGAGAATTTATGTTTGCTTCCTTGAAAAGGTTTTTTGAGCTAGAAGCGGCTGGCGGCATCATCTTGGCATTAGCAGCCATACTGGCGATGCTTGTCGCCAATTCGCCATTACACGACTTATACCACGCTTTTATTCATGCCCCTGTGGTGGTGCAAATTGGTCATTTTGAGATTGCCAAAGATGCCCATCATTGGATTAACGATGGCTTGATGGCGATTTTTTTCTTTTTGGTGGGTCTTGAACTCAAACGAGAAGCACTGATTGGCGAGCTGTCCGACATCAAACAAATCCTAATGCCAGCCCTAGCAGCGGTGGGTGGCATGATTGCCCCTGCGTTGATTTATGCCGCCTTTAACTGGGATAATTCAGCCAATCTGGCTGGCTGGGCAATTCCTGCGGCAACAGACATTGCTTTTGCATTGGGTGTGCTAAGCCTACTTGGCAATAAAGTACCTAATGCCCTCAAAGTATTTTTGGTGTCAATCGCCATCTTTGATGACTTGGGTGCAATCATCATCATTGCCTTATTTTATACTCATGATTTATCCTTGACCGCTCTTGCCATCGCTGGGGTGTGTCTGCCTATCTTGTATCTGCTTAATCGCCTGAATGTGGTGCGTATCACGGCTTACATTCTGATTGGTCTTGTCATGTGGGCAGCATTGCTAAAATCAGGCGTGCATGCCACTTTGGCAGGGGTATTGCTGGCATTTTTCATTCCCCTAAAAAACAAACAAGACCCTGAGCATTCGCCACTTGAAGAGCTAGAACACGATTTGCACGGTACGGTTGCATTTGGGATTTTGCCTTTGTTTGCCTTTGCCAATGCTGGCATTTCGCTGGCTGGCACAAGCATAGACACGCTACTACACCCCGTGCCACTAGGCATTGGTGCAGGCTTATTCATCGGCAAACAAATTGGCGTGATGGCAGCAGTTTTATTATGTCTTAAACTTGGTCTTGCCAAGCTGCCAACTGGTACGAATATCCGCCAAATTTATGGCGTTTCATTGCTATGCGGTATCGGCTTTACCATGAGTCTATTTATTTCAGGGCTTGCTTTTGGCGGTATTCCAGAAGGGTTTGATCCACGACTTGGCATTATTTTAGGCTCTTTGATTTCAGGTATTTTGGGTTATTTATTGCTTCGCACTTGCATCAATAATGCCACCCACCCAACACTTGCCGTTGATGATGGTAAAGGCTATTTGCATAACTAACCAACACCATCAAAAAACCGCTTCGCCCACAAGGTAAAGCGGTTTTTTTGATGCCAGACCATTCATCAAGTTGCCATCACGCCAAGTGTTTGTATCCCAACATCAATCGATAAGCCAAGCATGAATGGTTTTGTCGCACTTATTTAAATCCCTTGATGACAAGCAAGACATCATTAGTCACTGCACTCATCATCACACCCCAATAAAAAAACACCCCAAATCAGGGGTGTTTTTTTGTTCATCGCCTTAGATGGCTTGGATTGCGGTCAGGGCAATGGTATAGACAATATCATCAACCAAGCAGCCACGAGATAGGTCATTAACAGGTTTGTTTAGACCTTGTAGCATTGGACCTACGCTGAGTACATTGGCGTTTCTTTGTACTGCTTTATATAAAGCATTACCAACGCTTAGGCTTGGGAAAATAAAGACATTAGCTTGTCCTGCCACAGGCGAATTAGGTGCTTTTGATTGAGCAACCGAAGGCACGACAGCAGCGTCATACTGCAATGGACCCTCAACGGCAAGCTGTGGCTGTCTTTCTTTGACAATCTGAGTGGCATTGGCAACCAAATCCACATCAGCACCAGCACCAGAAGTGCCAGTTGAGTAGCTAATCATCGCCACTTTCGGGTCAATACCAAAGGCTTTGGCAGACTCGGCAGTTTGAATGGCAATCTCAGCCAGTTCTTCGGCAGTTGGATTTGGATTGACTGCACAGTCAGCATACACCACCACCGACTCAGGCAATAGCATGAAGAAGCAGCTAGACACAAGACTGTACTGCGGTGCGGTCTTAATCAACTGAAATGCTGGACGAATAGTGTTGGCAGTCGTATGTACCGCTCCTGATACCAGACCGTCCACATCGCCCATTTGAAGCATCATCGTGCCAAGCACCACCGTATCTGTCAGCTGTTCTTTGGCACCTTGCTCGTCCAGCTTGCCTTTACGGCGTTCTACCATCGGAGCAACATACTGTTCGGCAATGCTTTGTGGGTCGATAATTTCAAGGCCTGCTGGGATTTGTAAGCCTTTTTCGCTGGCTACTTGCTGCACTTCTTCTGGCTTGGCAAGCAGTACGCATTGAGCGATACCACGAGTTTGGCAAATGATGGCAGCCTCAACGGTGCGTGGCTCAGCACCCTCTGGCAAGACGATGCGTTTTTTGGCACTGATTGCCTTTTGGGTCAAGGCATGGCGAAATGCTGATGGCGATAGATTTGGCTTGCGGCTGCTTGGTTTGATGAACGCATCAATGCCATCTGTGGTGGTTGCCTGACCGATGACTCGTTCGCCAAAATCCGCCTTGCTGATGTTGATTAAGGCTTCATCATCGCCCACCAAAATCACATCAGCATCAAGTGCTAAGGCAAGCTCACGATTGACACGGCTGGCATAAGGATATTGCTGACTTACCCCTGCAACCAGCGTAATCTCATCACTGCTTTCGCCCGCTTTGGCATAAACCAGCTCCAACAAATCGTCCAAATTATTTTTGGCAAGAGCGGTCTCAAAACTGTCTTTGCCAAACACTGCAAACGGACTAAATACCGCTTTACCAGTACCAGCAATAAAAGCATCAAAATCAAATGCTTGGGTTGGGACAAGTAGAATGGTTGTCATAATTTTTCCTTAACTAAAACTTGTTTTGGTGATGTCTTTTGAGTATTGACCGCTTAGATGGTCATGCTATTTTGCACCATGTTGCAAAAAAGTTCCTATTTGGGTCAAAAATCTCACGCCCAAAACACATCGCCAATGGTGTGATTTAGCCCAAACGCCCTGCCATGACAAACCAACTCATGGCACGCCGCTTCATTAAATATAGGGCTGGTGTTATTTGTGTTTTTTAAATTTGTTTTTGGACAAGACATCTTGAATGTATTCATGCCTCAAAAAAGCATTTTTTTATCATCAAATATCATGTTGATGACTTGCCCAAATGGTCAATTTTTTTAAAAAATAGGCAAAAAATGCACCGTTTGACACAGTGCATTTTTTTACTTACAGACCCAAAACAGCTTTGGTTTCAAAGGCGATTTGGAATTCTTCATCGGTTGGGATTACCCATAGCTCAATGCTAGAATCAGCAGTATGGAAGCTGCCTTCTGCACCACGGAACAAGGCTTGGTTCTTGTCTGCATCAATCTTAGCACCCAAATGTTTTAGATGAGAGACGATAGATGCACGCATATCTGCACCATTTTCACCCACACCGCCTGTAAAGGCAATGCCTGTGAAAGTTGGTAGAGCAGCGGTCAAGCCCAAGATGTACTTGGCAGTACGATAAGCAAACATTTCTAGTGCCAAAATCGCATCAGCATTGCCTTCTTTGGCGGCAGTTTCTAGGTTACGCATATCATTTGAGATGCCAGAGACACCAAGCAGACCGCTTTTTTTGTTCAGCAAGGTATCAATCTCTTCAATGCTAAGACCTAGCGTACGATGTAGATGAATGTGCATGCTTGGGTCTAAGTCGCCACTGCGAGTACCCATCATCAAGCCTTCTAGCGGGGTAATGCCCATACTGGTGTCTAGACTTTTGCCCTCATACACAGCGGTCGCTGAGCAACCATTACCCAAGTGAGCCACTACCCAGCCGTGCGGTGCTGGCTTATCGGTCAAGGTGCTGGCACGATTAGAGACATAAGCGTGTGATGAGCCGTGGAAGCCGTAACGGCGGATTTGATGCTCTGTATAAAGCTCTTTTGGAATGGCGTAACGATAGGCGTGAGCTGGCATACTTTGATGGAATGCGGTGTCAAAAATCGCCACC is a genomic window containing:
- the pta gene encoding phosphate acetyltransferase, encoding MTTILLVPTQAFDFDAFIAGTGKAVFSPFAVFGKDSFETALAKNNLDDLLELVYAKAGESSDEITLVAGVSQQYPYASRVNRELALALDADVILVGDDEALINISKADFGERVIGQATTTDGIDAFIKPSSRKPNLSPSAFRHALTQKAISAKKRIVLPEGAEPRTVEAAIICQTRGIAQCVLLAKPEEVQQVASEKGLQIPAGLEIIDPQSIAEQYVAPMVERRKGKLDEQGAKEQLTDTVVLGTMMLQMGDVDGLVSGAVHTTANTIRPAFQLIKTAPQYSLVSSCFFMLLPESVVVYADCAVNPNPTAEELAEIAIQTAESAKAFGIDPKVAMISYSTGTSGAGADVDLVANATQIVKERQPQLAVEGPLQYDAAVVPSVAQSKAPNSPVAGQANVFIFPSLSVGNALYKAVQRNANVLSVGPMLQGLNKPVNDLSRGCLVDDIVYTIALTAIQAI
- a CDS encoding acetate/propionate family kinase → MSLINPTLVLNCGSSSIKYALISEDGESRIEGLAEALGNTDARIKHKNLDGSKIEINIPNSGAHTEALQIILGELISEYKPVAVGHRVVHGGDKFKSATVITDEVLATIEELASLAPLHNPANAAGIRAINAIYPDLPQVAIFDTAFHQSMPAHAYRYAIPKELYTEHQIRRYGFHGSSHAYVSNRASTLTDKPAPHGWVVAHLGNGCSATAVYEGKSLDTSMGITPLEGLMMGTRSGDLDPSMHIHLHRTLGLSIEEIDTLLNKKSGLLGVSGISNDMRNLETAAKEGNADAILALEMFAYRTAKYILGLTAALPTFTGIAFTGGVGENGADMRASIVSHLKHLGAKIDADKNQALFRGAEGSFHTADSSIELWVIPTDEEFQIAFETKAVLGL
- the nhaA gene encoding Na+/H+ antiporter NhaA, translating into MFASLKRFFELEAAGGIILALAAILAMLVANSPLHDLYHAFIHAPVVVQIGHFEIAKDAHHWINDGLMAIFFFLVGLELKREALIGELSDIKQILMPALAAVGGMIAPALIYAAFNWDNSANLAGWAIPAATDIAFALGVLSLLGNKVPNALKVFLVSIAIFDDLGAIIIIALFYTHDLSLTALAIAGVCLPILYLLNRLNVVRITAYILIGLVMWAALLKSGVHATLAGVLLAFFIPLKNKQDPEHSPLEELEHDLHGTVAFGILPLFAFANAGISLAGTSIDTLLHPVPLGIGAGLFIGKQIGVMAAVLLCLKLGLAKLPTGTNIRQIYGVSLLCGIGFTMSLFISGLAFGGIPEGFDPRLGIILGSLISGILGYLLLRTCINNATHPTLAVDDGKGYLHN